In one Nostoc sp. KVJ3 genomic region, the following are encoded:
- a CDS encoding non-ribosomal peptide synthetase: MTTIEFVSYLDSLGIKIWLEDDQLNYRAPKGVMNPDLKNKLLGHKSEILAFLAEAKSANNSSEPILSIERTGNLILSFAQQRMWFLYQLESQSPFYNESLQFRLEGVLNVEALQQSFNQIIRRHEILRTTFPSVDGKPVQVISPSLTITIPVLDLQGLEESEIQQIVTKEARQPFDLSNGPLLRVALLRLGPESHVLVLTMHHIITDGWSMGILIQELSILYQVALGSPLRLPELPVQYADFTVWQREWLTEEVQKQQLNYWKQHLAGAPSLLELPTDKPRPPIQTFCGATQEFQLDPNLSQQIKIFSQQSGATMFQTLLAAFVVLMFRYSGQDDICIGSPIANRNRREIEPLIGFFVNTLVLRNQIKGNPSFSEFLSQVRQVAISAYAHQDIPFEQVVEALQPERSLSYNPLFQTIFVLENFSLDTLELSNLMLTPQLVERGISQFDLSLSVWEKKEGLISSWQYNSDLFEADTIARMASHFQTLLTAILTNPNQPIGELPLLTERERHQLLVEWNDTDTPYPDSKCIHQLFEEQVEQTPNAVAVVYEDESLTYQELNDRANQLAHYLQTLGVGAEVLVGICIERSPIMIIALLAILKAGGAYVPFDPAYPQERLAYMLQDAKVPVLLTQEGLLGQLPQTQAQVVCLEINSKIISTHSQENPTTEALSHHLAYVIYTSGSTGQPKGVAVTHQAVNRLVCNTNYVKLTAKHRVAQASNATFDAATFEIWGALLHGASVVGITKEVLLAPLELSTKLRQQQIDVLFVTTALFNQLVSQVPGIFTTLETVLFGGEAVDPTTVRAILQYQPPKRLLHVYGPTESTTFSSWYLVEKVPDKATNLPIGRPIANTQIYILDRHLQPLPVGVPGELYIGGDGLARGYLNRIELTDKSFIQNPFNDSNCVSEACTKYSRLYKTGDLARYLPDGNIEFLGRIDNQVKIRGFRIELSEIEAILTQHPQVRDAVAIAREDQPGAKTLAAYVIPKLKQPTSNELRLFLKSKLPDYMVPASFTVLEVLPITPNGKVDRRALPVPEFESDESAGFVSPRTHTEEVLTKIWQDVLVLKQVGIHDNFFELGGDSIISIQIIARANQAGLKLTPKQLFQHQTIAELATVAGIINSVHSEQGLVTGIVPLTPILHWFFEQNLPEPHHFNQSFLLEVPANLQPELLEQVLQKLLYHHDALRLRFVQQGGQWQQYNSDVDDDLSLGIADLSSLPQAEQLRAIAARADEAQRTLNLADGPLMRVILFNLGNPPGRLLIVIHHLAVDGISWRILLEDLSTAYKQLNSGNKIQLPAKTTSFKDWAIRLQDYTGSQGLHSELDHWLHSKSFAVTPLPLDYSAVPSENTVGSSRIVSVSLSGKQTQALLQDVPGAYNTKINDVLLTALVQSFAGWTGYDSLLIELEGHGREDLFEDIDLSRTVGWFTSIFPVYLKLGGLHHPGEALKSVKEQLRRIPNRGIGYGILRYLSPDTNINKQLEGAIPAQVSFNYLGQFDQTHLAPLGWKFAQESSGSIHSPKGQRRHLLNVNGLVIEGKLQLEWQYSSAFHRQATVENLANNYVRTLGAIIDHCLSSEAGGYTPSDFPEVGLSQEALDELLAEIE, from the coding sequence CCAAAGCCCCTTTTATAACGAGAGTTTACAGTTTCGTCTTGAAGGTGTACTCAATGTAGAAGCTCTACAACAGAGTTTCAACCAAATCATCCGCCGCCACGAAATTCTGCGAACAACATTCCCATCTGTAGATGGAAAACCTGTGCAGGTAATTTCTCCCAGTTTGACAATCACTATTCCAGTGCTGGACTTGCAAGGTTTAGAAGAATCAGAGATACAACAGATTGTCACCAAAGAAGCTCGCCAACCTTTTGATTTGAGTAATGGCCCTTTGTTGCGAGTCGCTTTACTGCGGCTTGGGCCAGAGTCCCATGTGTTGGTATTGACCATGCACCATATCATCACGGATGGCTGGTCAATGGGGATACTCATCCAAGAGTTGTCCATCCTCTATCAAGTTGCTCTAGGTTCCCCTTTACGCCTCCCGGAGTTGCCTGTCCAGTATGCTGATTTTACAGTTTGGCAGCGAGAGTGGTTAACCGAAGAAGTTCAAAAGCAACAACTGAATTACTGGAAGCAACATTTAGCTGGTGCGCCGTCCTTATTAGAACTACCCACAGACAAGCCACGCCCCCCTATTCAGACTTTCTGTGGTGCTACCCAAGAGTTTCAACTTGACCCAAATTTGAGCCAGCAAATCAAAATCTTTAGCCAACAGTCAGGAGCTACCATGTTTCAAACATTACTGGCGGCTTTTGTCGTTTTAATGTTTCGTTACAGTGGTCAAGATGATATTTGTATCGGTAGCCCGATTGCCAACCGCAACCGCAGGGAGATAGAACCATTGATTGGCTTTTTTGTCAATACATTGGTACTACGTAACCAGATCAAAGGAAATCCCAGTTTCTCTGAGTTTCTGTCTCAGGTGCGGCAAGTTGCAATCTCTGCTTATGCTCACCAAGATATTCCCTTTGAACAAGTGGTAGAAGCTTTACAGCCAGAACGTTCTCTCAGCTATAATCCCCTATTCCAGACGATATTTGTCTTAGAGAATTTCTCGTTAGATACATTAGAGTTGTCTAATTTGATGCTGACTCCCCAATTGGTAGAACGCGGGATATCTCAGTTTGATTTGAGCTTGTCAGTTTGGGAGAAGAAAGAGGGACTGATAAGTTCTTGGCAATATAACAGTGACTTATTTGAGGCAGATACTATTGCGAGGATGGCAAGTCATTTTCAGACCTTGTTAACAGCTATTCTTACCAATCCCAATCAACCCATTGGTGAATTACCACTGTTGACCGAGCGCGAGCGACATCAATTGCTAGTGGAATGGAATGATACTGATACGCCTTATCCTGACAGTAAGTGTATCCATCAGTTATTTGAGGAACAGGTAGAACAAACACCTAATGCTGTGGCTGTGGTCTATGAGGACGAGTCATTAACATACCAAGAGTTGAACGATCGCGCCAATCAATTGGCGCATTATCTGCAAACTTTAGGTGTGGGTGCAGAGGTATTGGTGGGAATTTGCATTGAGCGATCGCCAATCATGATTATTGCCTTACTCGCTATACTCAAGGCGGGTGGTGCTTATGTTCCCTTTGACCCAGCATATCCCCAAGAACGCTTGGCTTATATGTTGCAAGATGCAAAAGTGCCAGTGCTGTTAACTCAAGAGGGGTTACTAGGGCAGTTACCTCAAACTCAAGCTCAGGTAGTCTGTTTAGAGATTAACTCGAAAATAATTAGCACTCACAGCCAGGAAAACCCCACCACCGAAGCATTATCTCATCACCTAGCTTACGTAATTTATACATCGGGTTCTACAGGACAACCCAAAGGTGTCGCTGTTACACATCAGGCTGTCAATCGATTAGTATGCAACACTAACTATGTAAAATTGACAGCAAAGCACCGAGTTGCTCAAGCTTCCAATGCAACTTTTGATGCTGCTACCTTTGAGATTTGGGGAGCCTTGCTACATGGGGCTAGCGTCGTAGGTATTACTAAAGAAGTGCTGCTGGCACCGCTAGAACTTAGTACCAAACTGCGTCAGCAGCAAATTGATGTTTTATTTGTAACAACAGCTTTATTTAACCAGTTGGTTAGTCAAGTTCCAGGAATCTTCACAACCCTGGAAACTGTTTTATTTGGTGGAGAGGCGGTTGATCCCACCACGGTCAGAGCAATACTGCAATATCAACCTCCAAAGCGACTGCTTCATGTTTATGGGCCAACTGAAAGTACTACCTTTTCATCGTGGTACTTAGTCGAGAAAGTACCAGACAAAGCGACTAACTTGCCAATTGGTCGTCCCATTGCCAATACACAAATCTACATTCTGGATCGCCATTTACAACCTCTACCTGTAGGGGTTCCTGGCGAACTATATATTGGGGGTGATGGTTTAGCTAGGGGTTATCTTAACCGCATAGAGCTAACTGATAAAAGCTTTATCCAAAACCCCTTCAATGATTCCAATTGCGTTAGCGAAGCGTGTACAAAGTACTCTCGCTTGTACAAAACAGGAGACTTAGCTCGTTACTTACCTGACGGCAATATAGAATTTCTTGGTCGCATTGATAACCAAGTTAAGATTCGCGGTTTCCGCATTGAACTTTCCGAAATTGAGGCTATTTTGACTCAACACCCCCAAGTTCGCGATGCTGTGGCGATCGCAAGAGAAGATCAACCTGGTGCTAAGACTTTGGCAGCTTATGTGATCCCAAAATTGAAACAGCCAACCAGTAATGAGCTACGCCTATTTCTCAAGTCAAAGCTCCCCGATTACATGGTACCTGCGTCCTTTACAGTTTTAGAGGTACTGCCGATTACCCCTAACGGGAAAGTAGACCGTCGTGCTTTACCTGTACCAGAATTCGAGTCCGATGAATCTGCTGGCTTTGTCTCCCCTCGTACCCATACAGAAGAAGTCTTGACCAAGATTTGGCAGGATGTTTTAGTTCTAAAACAAGTCGGTATCCACGATAATTTCTTTGAATTGGGTGGGGATTCTATCATTAGTATCCAAATTATTGCCAGAGCTAATCAGGCTGGATTAAAACTTACTCCGAAACAATTATTTCAACACCAAACAATTGCAGAATTAGCTACTGTTGCTGGTATAATTAATTCGGTTCATTCAGAACAAGGTTTAGTTACAGGGATTGTCCCTCTAACACCAATTCTGCACTGGTTCTTTGAGCAAAATCTGCCAGAACCTCATCACTTTAACCAATCCTTCCTGCTAGAAGTTCCCGCAAATTTGCAACCGGAATTATTAGAGCAGGTATTGCAAAAGTTACTGTACCATCACGATGCTTTACGTCTGCGGTTTGTCCAGCAGGGGGGGCAATGGCAGCAGTACAACAGTGATGTGGACGATGACCTATCATTGGGTATTGCAGACTTATCATCTCTGCCTCAAGCAGAACAGTTAAGAGCGATCGCAGCCAGGGCAGACGAAGCACAAAGAACGCTGAACTTAGCAGATGGGCCGCTGATGCGGGTCATTTTGTTTAACTTAGGCAATCCTCCCGGACGTTTACTTATTGTCATCCATCACTTAGCTGTAGATGGGATCTCGTGGCGGATTTTACTAGAAGACTTATCTACGGCATACAAGCAATTAAATAGTGGGAATAAAATCCAACTCCCTGCAAAAACAACTTCCTTTAAAGATTGGGCAATCCGATTGCAGGATTATACAGGTAGTCAAGGACTGCACTCAGAGTTAGATCACTGGCTGCACTCAAAGTCGTTCGCAGTTACTCCTTTACCCTTGGATTATTCTGCTGTTCCCTCAGAAAACACTGTCGGCTCAAGTCGCATTGTTTCTGTATCTCTGAGTGGAAAACAGACTCAAGCCCTGTTACAAGATGTCCCTGGAGCCTACAACACCAAAATTAACGATGTGCTATTGACCGCATTAGTACAAAGTTTTGCTGGATGGACAGGCTATGACTCCCTACTAATTGAATTAGAAGGTCACGGACGAGAGGACTTGTTTGAGGATATAGATTTGTCCCGCACAGTAGGCTGGTTTACCAGTATATTCCCTGTTTACTTAAAGCTTGGAGGTCTTCACCATCCTGGCGAAGCTCTCAAGTCGGTCAAGGAGCAACTGCGACGCATCCCTAACCGAGGTATTGGCTATGGCATCCTGCGGTATCTTAGCCCAGATACAAACATCAATAAGCAACTTGAGGGAGCAATTCCTGCTCAGGTGAGCTTTAACTACTTGGGTCAATTCGACCAAACGCATTTAGCACCCCTTGGTTGGAAATTCGCTCAAGAGTCTAGTGGTTCTATTCACAGTCCCAAAGGGCAGCGCCGCCATTTGTTGAATGTGAATGGATTAGTGATTGAAGGCAAATTGCAACTGGAGTGGCAATATAGCTCGGCTTTCCATCGTCAGGCTACTGTAGAAAATTTGGCTAATAACTATGTAAGAACACTCGGAGCTATTATTGACCACTGCTTATCCTCAGAAGCAGGAGGCTATACTCCTTCAGATTTCCCTGAAGTTGGTTTAAGCCAAGAAGCGTTGGACGAACTTCTAGCAGAAATTGAATGA